A segment of the Aureliella helgolandensis genome:
TGGAACTGCGGACGCGATCGTCCCCATTGAAACCAGCGCTCGTGCGGCGATCCAGAATCTGCCTGACGGGACGCTGCAAGAGTACGAAGGGGCGCCGCATGGTCTGCTCGCAACGCATCCCGAGCAACTGGCAGATGACTTGATTCGCTTCCTTCAAACATCCCCCTAACGCCAGCAAAGACGCCGGGCCAGCAGCAAGGTGGGGCCGGGGTAAGGCGTCTTAGCGGCGGATACTGAGCCACCGAAGTTGCTGGCAAGGCACGACCACTCGGGCGCGTTACGCTTGCTTGCGAATCCGCTCGCAGAGTGCGTCGCGCTAGCACGGGGCGTCGGATGCTCCCGCCAATTAAACCAGAAAATTCGACCAGGGCCCGCGTTGTTCCGCTTGAAACCTGTTGTTCCCGAAAGAATCTAAGGAGAAGAAACATGGACTTCATACGGCTGCTCCTCGCCTTCCTAGTACCGCCAGTCGCGGTGTATTTGCAATTCGGAGTTGGAAAGCAATTTTGGTGGAACTGCTTGCTTACGCTTCTAGGCTTCGTGCCCGGCGTCCTGCACGCTGTGTACATCATGGCCTCGCGTCCTCCAGGCTTAACGCGTCTGTAAGCAGCGCGTTCATTGTCAGGCGTTCTCGGAACCAAGACCGGGCTGACTCAGTGCATGCAGCAGCGGCAGGCCCTGCTCCAGGGATCGCTCGACGATTTTTGGCACTCAATTCGCTGGGCAGCCCTACACCACTGAAGAAAAATGCTTAGTAGCCAGAATGCCCACTTACGCCGTTTTCGTGTTGGCCACTACTGAAAGTGCACCATTCGCGGGGCGTTTTCCAACGACAGTCGCTGAGATCATTTTCTTGTCAGCTACACGATAGCGGTCACCAACGTCGCTCAAGGAGCACTGAAATAGTGCCCCGATGAGGAACGACCTGTTGAAACAGACACCCGCTGCAAAAGCCGGGAAGAGTGGTCGGCGCTACCGGGTTGCCTCGGGTGCAAACGCCTCGCCAAAGCCGAACACGCTCCGAAATCAACAGGCCGCAACCTCTCGGGTTCTCTCAAATCCCAGGCCGCTAGTATCTCCTCTCGCCAGTATCCGACGGTGGGACCTGCAGAGGCAGGCCGAATTCAATACTTGCTGGCGAATACTCGGGGCGCGACTGTGCGCAGGGCAGGAATAATGGAAGTCTGCGGCAGTATTTTTTCTCGATTCGCGATTTTTTTAGATTCTCTGTCCTCCCCCTGTCAGAATGTTGGGACACACGTGTTTAAGTTATTGCCCCCACATCATTCTCACTGTGAATCAAGCCTTGGTTTCGCCACCAATCCGTGCGATGTGGAACGGCAGGCGAAGCATCGCCGCAAAAATAGGTCGTCAAGCTATTGGTCGAATTCCCTGAAACCCGTGAAAGCCTGCTCCTCCGCGTGCGAGATCCACGCGACCAGGAAGCATGGGCACAGTTCGTAAGCATCTACCGCCCCATCGCCTATCGTCTCGCACGGCTGAGAGGCCTGCAAGACGCAGATGCTGAAGAGTTGGCTCAGCAAGTCATGCTGGCGGTCTCCAAAAAAATCGGCACCTGGAGCCGTTCTTCCCCCGACGTTCGCTTTCACTACTGGTTGAGGCGTGTCATCACCAATGCAATTCACAATGCTATCTCCCGTCAGCCGAAAGATCTCGCTTCAGGCGGTTCGATGGCTGTTGACCTATTGCAGGGCCTTGCGGATACCAATGCCGGAGACCACCGGAACGAGCAAGCAGTGTTGGAGAACGCCGAGATGGAACTCGCTTACCGTCGACAACTGGTCCGTCGCGCTGCGGAAATTGTGCGCGCGAGAGCGGATCGCGTCACATGGCAAGCATTTGTGCTCACAACACTCCAGGGCCAATCCGCGAAGACTGCCGCCAGTAGTCTAGGCTGTTCGGTAGGCAGTATCTACGCAGCACGTAGCCGTGTCGTCCGGCGACTCCGCGACGCCGTCCGTACTTTGGAGGAGCAGTTTGATGCCACGAAACTCGAGTAGCTGCCAATCGAACCATTGCAAGCCGCAACAGATCGAAGCGTATTTGTCAGATCGCCTGACACGTATCGAAGAAGAGGAGCTGTTGCAACATTTAGACGAATGCAATGCATGCTGCCAGCAAATAGAAGAAACAGCAGCCGAACGCGAAACCTGGCAGGCCATGCAAACTCACTTGAGGGACGATGGCTTCGATTCACACCCATTGGCAGACGAACCGTTGGTTACTAGCGATTCACCGATCGTATCGCAGCAAATCAGTTTCATGCTGACACAACTTGCACCGACCGACGATCCCAACATGCTGGGTCGCCTGGGCGGGTATGAAATCTCCGGTGTGATCGGCGCCGGCGGCATGGGGATTGTGCTGAAAGGATACGACACCGCACTCGATCGCGTAGTAGCACTGAAAGTCCTGGCTCCACATCTGGCTAGTAGCGGGGCAGCCCGCAAGCGTTTTGCTCGCGAGGCAAAAGCCGCCGCCGCAGTCTTGC
Coding sequences within it:
- a CDS encoding YqaE/Pmp3 family membrane protein, giving the protein MDFIRLLLAFLVPPVAVYLQFGVGKQFWWNCLLTLLGFVPGVLHAVYIMASRPPGLTRL
- a CDS encoding RNA polymerase sigma factor translates to MVEFPETRESLLLRVRDPRDQEAWAQFVSIYRPIAYRLARLRGLQDADAEELAQQVMLAVSKKIGTWSRSSPDVRFHYWLRRVITNAIHNAISRQPKDLASGGSMAVDLLQGLADTNAGDHRNEQAVLENAEMELAYRRQLVRRAAEIVRARADRVTWQAFVLTTLQGQSAKTAASSLGCSVGSIYAARSRVVRRLRDAVRTLEEQFDATKLE